The following coding sequences are from one Halomonas sp. HAL1 window:
- the moaB gene encoding molybdenum cofactor biosynthesis protein B, with protein MEPMVPLSIAVLTVSDTRTEETDRSGQALVERLTSAGHTLAEKRIVPDDVYRIRAVVANWIADSNVQVVITTGGTGFTGRDSTPEAISVLLDKRIEGFGERFRQLSGDEIGSSTIQSRCLGGLANATVVFCLPGSTGACRTGWDGILAEQLDSRHKPCNFANLVIPGRGQHG; from the coding sequence ATGGAACCGATGGTGCCCCTCTCTATTGCTGTACTCACGGTTTCTGATACCCGTACCGAAGAAACCGATCGCAGTGGTCAAGCGCTCGTGGAACGCCTCACCAGCGCGGGTCATACGCTCGCTGAAAAACGTATCGTGCCTGATGACGTTTACCGCATTCGTGCGGTAGTAGCGAACTGGATAGCCGACTCAAACGTGCAGGTGGTGATCACCACCGGCGGCACCGGTTTCACCGGCCGCGACTCCACCCCCGAAGCCATCTCGGTGTTGCTGGACAAGCGGATCGAAGGCTTTGGTGAGCGTTTTCGCCAACTCAGCGGTGATGAAATTGGCAGCTCCACTATTCAAAGCCGCTGCCTCGGTGGCTTAGCCAACGCCACGGTGGTGTTCTGCTTGCCCGGCTCCACCGGCGCCTGCCGCACCGGCTGGGACGGCATTCTGGCCGAGCAGTTGGATAGCCGACATAAGCCCTGCAACTTCGCCAACCTGGTCATCCCAGGCCGGGGGCAACATGGCTGA
- the glp gene encoding gephyrin-like molybdotransferase Glp: MADLQPISAALEALLADVSALSAESVSLEAAGGRVLAEAVTAQLDVPPFDNSAMDGYALRAADAGQWLPVSQRIAAGTQAQALAPGSCARIFTGGEIPSGADCVVMQERVEVDGERALMPADIPAGDNVRHRGRDVRQGSVLLNAGERLEAAALGHLAGQGITQVSVRRRPRVALLSTGDEIIDPGTPLKPGQLYNSNRPMLKRLLENFGAEVVSTVSVPDDYARTVALLTAAAAETDLVVTTGGVSVGEEDHVKAALEAIGQLDMWKLAIRPGKPLALGRLPRDDGSQARFVGLPGNPVSGFVGAWLFLRPLLGAMLSCAALRTLPTITASAGFATSTGPREHYMRVTLKFTPRGVTAMAFEDQNSGVLSSCINADAFAVIPVNSDIAEGDAISCLWLAG, translated from the coding sequence ATGGCTGATTTACAGCCAATTTCAGCCGCGCTTGAAGCGCTACTGGCAGACGTCAGCGCGCTAAGTGCCGAGAGCGTTTCACTGGAAGCCGCCGGTGGACGTGTGCTGGCCGAAGCAGTGACAGCACAGCTGGATGTGCCGCCGTTTGATAACAGCGCGATGGACGGCTACGCCTTGCGCGCCGCCGATGCTGGGCAGTGGCTGCCGGTGAGCCAACGTATTGCTGCAGGTACGCAGGCTCAAGCGCTTGCGCCCGGCAGCTGTGCACGGATTTTTACTGGTGGTGAGATTCCTTCGGGGGCTGACTGCGTAGTGATGCAAGAGCGCGTCGAGGTTGATGGCGAACGCGCACTGATGCCCGCAGATATTCCCGCAGGTGATAATGTCCGCCACCGCGGCCGCGATGTGCGCCAGGGCAGTGTACTGCTAAATGCCGGTGAGCGGCTCGAAGCGGCGGCATTGGGTCACTTGGCGGGCCAGGGGATTACCCAAGTCAGTGTGCGTCGACGGCCCCGTGTGGCGCTGCTTTCGACCGGTGACGAGATTATCGATCCGGGCACGCCGTTAAAGCCGGGTCAGCTCTATAACTCCAACCGGCCAATGCTTAAACGTCTGTTGGAGAACTTTGGCGCCGAGGTAGTAAGTACCGTTAGCGTGCCGGATGACTATGCCCGCACGGTGGCACTGTTAACGGCTGCCGCTGCTGAAACAGACTTGGTGGTCACCACCGGCGGTGTGAGTGTCGGCGAAGAGGATCACGTCAAAGCTGCGCTGGAAGCGATTGGCCAACTCGATATGTGGAAACTGGCAATTCGTCCCGGAAAGCCGCTAGCACTGGGTCGCTTGCCTCGCGATGATGGCAGCCAGGCGCGGTTTGTTGGCTTGCCAGGGAATCCGGTATCGGGGTTTGTCGGTGCTTGGCTATTTTTGCGCCCATTGCTGGGGGCAATGCTTAGCTGCGCTGCGCTGAGAACACTACCGACGATTACCGCCAGCGCTGGGTTCGCCACCTCCACTGGCCCACGCGAACACTATATGCGCGTGACGCTGAAATTTACGCCCCGTGGCGTGACGGCGATGGCCTTTGAGGACCAGAATTCTGGCGTGCTTTCGTCGTGTATCAACGCTGATGCCTTTGCGGTGATCCCGGTCAATAGCGACATAGCCGAGGGCGATGCCATCAGTTGCTTATGGCTGGCGGGTTGA
- a CDS encoding formate dehydrogenase subunit gamma, whose amino-acid sequence MNLLTAQAPGGVPSSGKGLALGIWRFMLVALALVLSLGFTQVAVAQADPDREMTTAAPGITADQWRQVRSGETGPNYRDSRYESNYSLINSSGETWREIRNRWVSPFGLIAVFGMAALIALFYFIVGRKELEAPRRGRLLLRWTLMKRALHWTVATLFIILALTGMTLLFGKFVFRPLFGDGIWAWMIAATKVLHNYLGPIFGILLVILLVSLIKENIPKKHDWVWFKKGGGMIGKKHVDAGFANGGEKAWYWILATVGILVIASGFVLDFPNFNQGRDTMQWANIIHAVGALGLTAISLGHIYIGTLGTEGALEGMTTGYVDETWAKEHHNLWYDEVKDQTLSEEEVAARKSSSGSSEPSAPRTS is encoded by the coding sequence ATGAACCTGTTGACTGCACAGGCACCCGGTGGGGTGCCAAGCTCAGGTAAAGGGCTCGCCCTGGGCATTTGGCGTTTTATGTTGGTGGCGCTGGCTTTGGTGCTAAGCCTCGGCTTTACGCAAGTGGCAGTAGCTCAAGCAGACCCTGATCGCGAAATGACCACCGCTGCCCCCGGCATTACCGCTGACCAGTGGCGTCAGGTACGTAGTGGTGAGACTGGCCCCAACTACCGCGATTCGCGCTATGAAAGCAACTACAGCCTGATCAACTCAAGCGGTGAAACCTGGCGGGAGATTCGTAACCGCTGGGTATCGCCGTTTGGATTGATTGCGGTATTTGGTATGGCGGCGCTGATCGCTCTGTTCTACTTCATTGTGGGCCGTAAGGAGCTTGAAGCACCGCGCAGGGGTCGCCTGCTATTGCGCTGGACGCTAATGAAACGCGCACTGCACTGGACGGTAGCGACACTTTTTATCATTCTGGCGCTGACCGGGATGACGCTGCTATTTGGCAAGTTCGTGTTCCGCCCGCTGTTTGGCGATGGAATTTGGGCGTGGATGATTGCGGCCACGAAAGTGCTGCACAACTACCTAGGGCCGATCTTTGGCATTCTGCTCGTCATACTGCTGGTTAGTTTGATCAAAGAGAACATTCCCAAAAAGCACGACTGGGTGTGGTTTAAGAAAGGCGGCGGCATGATTGGCAAAAAGCATGTGGATGCGGGTTTTGCCAACGGTGGGGAGAAGGCGTGGTACTGGATATTGGCGACGGTCGGTATTCTCGTCATCGCCAGTGGCTTTGTGCTCGACTTCCCCAACTTCAATCAGGGGCGCGACACCATGCAGTGGGCTAACATTATCCACGCAGTCGGTGCGCTAGGACTCACCGCCATCTCCTTAGGCCATATCTATATCGGCACGCTGGGTACCGAAGGCGCGCTAGAGGGTATGACCACGGGCTACGTGGATGAAACCTGGGCTAAAGAGCATCACAACCTGTGGTACGACGAGGTCAAGGATCAAACGCTATCGGAAGAAGAGGTGGCGGCTCGAAAGTCATCTAGCGGTAGTAGTGAACCGTCGGCGCCTCGAACCAGCTGA
- a CDS encoding DUF1244 domain-containing protein yields the protein MSAMNELDQSTRTEIEAAAFRRLLEHLDDNKDVQNIDLMILADFCRNCLSKWLVTAAEARDETLSYEEAREYVYGMPYSEWKEHYQGKATPEQLAALEARQAQKKAKG from the coding sequence ATGTCAGCGATGAATGAGTTGGATCAATCTACACGCACGGAAATCGAAGCCGCCGCGTTTCGGCGCTTGCTTGAGCACCTGGACGATAATAAAGATGTCCAGAATATCGACCTGATGATCCTGGCCGACTTTTGCCGCAATTGTTTATCTAAATGGTTGGTTACCGCGGCTGAAGCACGTGATGAAACCCTCAGCTATGAAGAGGCCCGCGAGTACGTTTACGGCATGCCTTACAGCGAGTGGAAAGAGCACTACCAAGGAAAAGCGACACCAGAGCAACTGGCGGCGTTAGAGGCTCGCCAAGCACAAAAAAAAGCGAAAGGGTAA